A single region of the Mycobacterium lentiflavum genome encodes:
- a CDS encoding AMP-binding protein, producing MTDGVVATTARALVSSRLLSVPTPVAVLRLVRELYRGGTNLSTLLAVAAARWPDRTAFIDDDGALSYRELQSKTEALAHELVRDGAGPGEAVGIMCRNGRDFATSVFAASLVGADVVLVNTEFRSTALAGALSSHQVRNLFCDNEFTDLVADAAPSVGVIDPATVQIQPGVRRPRVVESGRLILLTSGTTGVPKGVPRMPRMSSGVGVGMTILERTGLRVGSRIAVAVPMFHGLGLGMLMLTISLGGTVLTRRRFAAEATLAQASLQRADALSVVPIMLARILDLPKRVRMRNPLSLRVVISSGDRLDPSLARRFMDSYGEILYNGYGSTEVGIGALATPFELRHAPDTVGRPVAGCPVRIFDKNGRAVGPRVTGRIFVGGELTTKGYIGGADKIVIDEMTSTGDMGYLDNSGRLYIVGREDDMIVSGGENVYPRALENALAAHPDVAENAVVGVPDEQFGRRLAAFVVARAPRQIDVTRLREYLKDKVSRFEQPRDIHVVDSIPRNPAGKVIRKELAT from the coding sequence GCTGTTGGCCGTCGCGGCGGCGCGCTGGCCGGACCGCACGGCGTTCATCGACGACGACGGGGCGTTGAGCTACCGAGAGCTGCAGTCCAAAACCGAGGCGCTCGCGCACGAACTCGTCCGCGACGGTGCCGGTCCGGGCGAGGCGGTGGGGATCATGTGCCGCAACGGCCGGGACTTCGCCACGTCCGTGTTCGCCGCGTCCCTGGTCGGAGCCGACGTGGTACTGGTGAACACGGAGTTTCGCAGCACGGCTCTCGCGGGTGCGCTGAGTTCGCACCAGGTCAGAAACCTGTTCTGCGACAACGAGTTTACCGATTTAGTCGCCGACGCCGCACCGTCGGTGGGTGTGATCGATCCGGCGACCGTGCAGATCCAGCCGGGCGTGCGGCGTCCACGCGTCGTCGAGTCCGGGCGGCTGATCCTGCTGACCTCGGGTACCACCGGTGTGCCCAAGGGTGTGCCGCGGATGCCGCGGATGAGTTCGGGCGTGGGTGTCGGCATGACGATTCTCGAGCGCACCGGGCTGCGCGTCGGGTCGCGAATCGCGGTGGCGGTACCGATGTTTCATGGTCTTGGCCTGGGCATGCTGATGCTCACGATCAGCCTGGGCGGCACGGTTCTGACGCGTCGGCGCTTTGCTGCCGAGGCGACGCTTGCCCAGGCATCGCTGCAGCGTGCCGATGCGCTCAGCGTGGTCCCCATCATGCTGGCGCGCATCTTGGACCTGCCGAAACGGGTTCGGATGCGAAACCCGTTGTCGTTACGGGTCGTGATATCCAGCGGTGATCGGCTCGACCCGAGCCTCGCGCGACGCTTCATGGACTCCTACGGCGAGATCCTCTACAACGGATACGGTTCCACCGAAGTCGGGATCGGCGCCCTGGCAACACCTTTCGAGCTGCGTCATGCCCCGGACACGGTGGGACGACCGGTCGCGGGATGCCCGGTGCGCATCTTCGACAAGAACGGCCGAGCCGTCGGGCCGCGGGTGACCGGCCGCATCTTCGTGGGCGGCGAGCTGACGACCAAGGGCTACATCGGCGGTGCTGACAAGATCGTCATCGACGAGATGACCAGCACCGGGGACATGGGCTATCTGGACAACTCGGGTCGGCTGTACATCGTCGGCCGCGAGGACGACATGATCGTGTCGGGCGGTGAGAACGTATATCCGCGTGCGCTGGAGAACGCGCTCGCCGCGCATCCCGACGTCGCCGAGAACGCGGTCGTCGGGGTGCCCGACGAACAGTTCGGCCGCCGCCTGGCGGCGTTCGTCGTGGCCCGCGCCCCGCGTCAGATCGACGTGACGAGGTTGCGGGAGTACTTGAAGGACAAGGTTTCTCGCTTCGAACAGCCCCGTGACATCCACGTCGTCGACAGCATTCCGCGCAACCCCGCTGGCAAGGTCATCCGAAAGGAACTGGCGACCTAG